From one Streptomyces sp. Q6 genomic stretch:
- a CDS encoding MarR family transcriptional regulator, with product MSTPDADGFLAEQLLRLTRRLQRIQKRQLEPVGITPAQSRLLRTLVHYETPPRMADLAQRLEVVPRAVTSTVDGLEAGDLVRRVPDPTNRRVIRIELTEKGRAALRELRSARRAAAEEILAPLDAEQRAQLTVLLNALYETPRTPEC from the coding sequence ATGAGTACCCCGGACGCCGACGGCTTCCTCGCCGAGCAGTTGCTGCGGCTCACCCGCCGCTTGCAGCGCATCCAGAAGCGCCAGCTGGAGCCGGTCGGGATCACGCCCGCGCAGTCCCGGCTGCTGCGCACGCTGGTGCACTACGAGACACCGCCGCGGATGGCCGATCTCGCGCAGCGCCTGGAGGTGGTGCCCCGCGCGGTGACCAGCACCGTCGACGGTCTGGAGGCGGGTGATCTGGTGCGCCGGGTGCCCGACCCGACCAACCGCCGCGTCATCCGGATCGAGCTGACCGAGAAGGGCCGCGCCGCTCTGCGGGAGCTGCGCAGCGCGCGCCGCGCGGCGGCAGAGGAGATCCTGGCACCGTTGGACGCGGAGCAGCGCGCGCAGCTGACGGTGCTGCTGAACGCGCTGTACGAGACCCCCCGCACCCCGGAGTGCTGA